The Miltoncostaea oceani genome includes a region encoding these proteins:
- a CDS encoding basic amino acid ABC transporter substrate-binding protein: MRKLLTILLIAALAVGLAACGDDDDGGDAAATTGTTATADLGLITPGVLTVASDIPYAPFEFTEPGSSEPVGFDVDLVTAIAAELGIEDVRFVDQGFDSIILSIKQGRFDMSASSWTVTPERAEEVAFGEQYFSANQAILVQQDSTVTTLEDLEGATIGAQRGTIGADLAASVPGATVQRYDTGDDAFNALAQGRVEAAITDFPVVAYAAAQKPELKVAAEVPGNLGLGLMFPQENTALRDAFDEGLATIRANGTYDRIYEKWFGEAPTP; this comes from the coding sequence ATGCGCAAGCTGCTGACGATCCTCCTGATCGCCGCACTCGCCGTCGGCCTCGCGGCCTGCGGCGACGATGACGACGGCGGCGACGCCGCCGCCACGACCGGCACCACCGCGACCGCGGACCTGGGCCTTATCACCCCCGGCGTCCTGACGGTCGCGAGCGACATCCCGTACGCGCCGTTCGAGTTCACCGAGCCCGGCTCGAGCGAGCCCGTCGGCTTCGACGTCGACCTCGTCACGGCGATCGCCGCCGAGCTCGGCATCGAGGACGTGCGGTTCGTCGACCAGGGCTTCGACAGCATCATCCTGAGCATCAAGCAGGGGCGCTTCGACATGTCCGCGTCCTCGTGGACCGTCACGCCCGAGCGTGCCGAGGAGGTCGCCTTCGGCGAGCAGTACTTCAGCGCCAACCAGGCGATCCTCGTGCAGCAGGACTCCACCGTCACGACCCTCGAGGACCTCGAGGGCGCGACGATCGGCGCGCAGCGCGGCACCATCGGCGCCGACCTCGCCGCCTCCGTCCCGGGCGCCACCGTCCAGCGGTACGACACCGGCGACGACGCCTTCAACGCGCTCGCCCAGGGCCGCGTCGAGGCCGCCATCACCGACTTCCCGGTGGTCGCGTACGCCGCCGCCCAGAAGCCGGAGCTGAAGGTCGCCGCGGAGGTCCCCGGCAACCTGGGGCTCGGCCTCATGTTCCCGCAGGAGAACACGGCCCTGCGCGACGCCTTCGACGAGGGCCTCGCCACCATCCGGGCGAACGGCACGTACGACCGGATCTACGAGAAGTGGTTCGGCGAGGCGCCGACCCCGTAG
- the rlmN gene encoding 23S rRNA (adenine(2503)-C(2))-methyltransferase RlmN, producing the protein MDRAALHSILAQWGQPAYRARQALEAQRAGAGGWAEVSTLPRDLRERLDAVLPFWALTPDARVVSRDGTVKWGLRAADGAVVEAVLIAHAEGRRTVCVSSQAGCALGCRFCATGAMGAGRDLTASEIVDQAVLAATEADAQGARLTNVVFMGMGEPMQNLDAVLDASAMINAPEGLNLSARRIAISTVGWVPGIARLAEHPLPVRLAVSLHAADDATRSELMPINARYPIANLLAACTRYCDQTGRRVFIEYLLLDGVNDSSADAKRLARLLRDGRFHVNVIEYNATEGPYRGSSQSRREVFLRSLADAGLEASVRRSRGADVAAACGQLARTR; encoded by the coding sequence GTGGACCGCGCCGCGCTGCACTCGATCCTGGCCCAATGGGGCCAGCCCGCCTACCGTGCCCGTCAGGCCCTCGAGGCCCAGCGGGCCGGCGCCGGGGGGTGGGCCGAGGTCTCGACCCTGCCCCGCGACCTGCGCGAGCGGCTCGACGCGGTGCTGCCCTTCTGGGCGCTGACGCCCGACGCCCGGGTGGTGTCGCGCGACGGCACCGTGAAGTGGGGGCTGCGCGCCGCGGACGGCGCCGTCGTCGAGGCCGTCCTGATCGCCCACGCCGAGGGCCGCCGCACCGTCTGCGTGTCGAGCCAGGCCGGCTGCGCGCTCGGGTGCCGCTTCTGCGCCACCGGGGCGATGGGCGCCGGACGCGACCTGACGGCCTCGGAGATCGTGGACCAGGCGGTCCTCGCCGCGACGGAGGCCGACGCCCAGGGCGCGCGCCTCACCAACGTCGTGTTCATGGGGATGGGCGAGCCGATGCAGAACCTCGACGCCGTCCTCGACGCCTCCGCGATGATCAACGCCCCCGAGGGCCTCAACCTGTCGGCGCGGCGGATCGCCATCTCCACCGTCGGCTGGGTGCCGGGCATCGCCCGCCTCGCCGAGCACCCGCTGCCCGTCCGCCTCGCGGTCTCCCTGCACGCCGCCGACGACGCGACGCGCTCGGAACTGATGCCGATCAACGCCCGCTACCCCATCGCCAACCTGCTCGCGGCCTGCACCCGGTACTGCGACCAGACGGGGCGGCGCGTCTTCATCGAGTACCTCCTGCTCGACGGCGTCAACGACTCCTCCGCCGACGCCAAGCGCCTCGCGCGGCTGCTGCGCGACGGGCGCTTCCACGTGAACGTGATCGAGTACAACGCGACGGAGGGCCCCTACCGGGGGTCGTCCCAGTCGCGCCGCGAGGTCTTCCTGCGCTCCCTCGCCGACGCGGGGCTCGAGGCCTCGGTGCGCCGCTCGCGCGGGGCCGACGTGGCCGCCGCCTGCGGTCAGCTCGCCCGCACCCGCTAG
- a CDS encoding VOC family protein: MQLEGIHHISAITGDAPGNLDFYTRVLGMRLAAKTVNQDDPTVYHLFYADEGGRPGAELTFFEYRGAPRGRAGSGMVHRIVSRVDSEASLDFWQTRLGDAGVTTDRDDDGLRFADPEGLGHELVVSDANPPLKAVHPEIPAEHAIGGFVAVRAYARRPQESGALLEGVLGATALGDGAYELRGARRGGLITLDAPPAERPLNGAGTVHHVAWGTTVAEHPAWQGHLRAAGVAATQVIDRYYFHSIYFREPSGVLYEIADDGPGFTRDLPLEELGTRVILPAWLEPHREQVVAGLTPLPDPRADWSEVPA; encoded by the coding sequence ATGCAGCTCGAGGGGATCCACCACATCAGCGCCATCACCGGCGACGCGCCCGGCAACCTCGACTTCTACACGCGGGTGCTCGGCATGCGGCTCGCCGCGAAGACGGTCAACCAGGACGACCCCACCGTCTACCACCTGTTCTACGCCGACGAGGGCGGCCGGCCGGGCGCCGAGCTGACCTTCTTCGAGTACCGGGGGGCGCCGCGGGGCCGCGCCGGGTCGGGGATGGTGCACCGCATCGTCTCGCGCGTCGACTCGGAGGCGTCGCTCGACTTCTGGCAGACCCGCCTCGGCGACGCCGGCGTCACCACCGACCGCGACGACGACGGCCTGCGGTTCGCCGACCCCGAGGGCCTCGGGCACGAGCTCGTCGTGAGCGACGCGAACCCGCCCCTGAAGGCGGTCCACCCCGAGATCCCCGCCGAGCACGCCATCGGCGGCTTCGTCGCGGTCCGCGCGTACGCGCGGCGCCCGCAGGAGAGCGGCGCCCTGCTGGAGGGCGTGCTCGGCGCGACGGCCCTCGGCGACGGCGCCTACGAGCTGCGCGGCGCGCGCCGCGGCGGGCTCATCACGCTCGACGCGCCGCCGGCCGAGCGCCCCCTGAACGGCGCCGGCACCGTCCACCACGTCGCGTGGGGCACGACGGTGGCGGAGCACCCCGCGTGGCAGGGGCACCTGCGCGCGGCGGGCGTCGCCGCGACCCAGGTGATCGACCGCTACTACTTCCACTCCATCTACTTCCGCGAGCCGAGCGGGGTGCTCTACGAGATCGCCGACGACGGGCCGGGCTTCACCCGCGACCTGCCGCTCGAGGAGCTCGGCACCCGCGTGATCCTGCCGGCGTGGCTCGAGCCGCACCGCGAGCAGGTGGTCGCGGGCCTCACCCCGCTGCCCGACCCGCGGGCGGACTGGTCCGAGGTGCCGGCATGA
- a CDS encoding alpha/beta hydrolase: protein MTGVPEVAGWEYAVEPGGAGPVLLMLHGTGGDERDMIGLGRALAPGATLVAPRGRVSEHGMARFFSRTPADPFAFPDLDERIDDLAGFVRAALAANGLEGRPVFAVGYSNGANAAVALMLRHPGLLDGGVLLRPMLPAPPPPDLDLAGTAVLVAGGRQDGMIPADRVQGLLDVLRAAGAEVREHWEEGGHGLTQDDLGAAATWLAERGAGAR from the coding sequence ATGACCGGCGTCCCGGAGGTCGCGGGCTGGGAGTACGCCGTCGAGCCGGGCGGCGCCGGCCCCGTGCTGCTGATGCTGCACGGCACCGGGGGCGACGAGCGGGACATGATCGGCCTCGGCCGGGCCCTGGCCCCGGGGGCGACGCTCGTCGCCCCCCGCGGCCGGGTGTCCGAGCACGGGATGGCGCGCTTCTTCAGCCGCACCCCCGCCGACCCGTTCGCGTTCCCCGACCTCGACGAGCGCATCGACGACCTCGCCGGGTTCGTCCGCGCCGCCCTCGCGGCGAACGGCCTGGAGGGGCGTCCCGTGTTCGCCGTCGGCTACTCGAACGGCGCGAACGCCGCGGTCGCCCTGATGCTGCGGCACCCGGGCCTCCTCGACGGCGGCGTGCTGCTGCGGCCGATGCTCCCCGCGCCGCCCCCGCCGGACCTCGACCTCGCCGGCACCGCGGTGCTGGTGGCGGGAGGACGGCAGGACGGGATGATCCCGGCCGACCGGGTGCAGGGCCTCCTCGACGTCCTCCGCGCCGCGGGCGCCGAGGTGCGCGAGCACTGGGAGGAGGGCGGCCACGGCCTCACCCAGGACGACCTGGGGGCCGCGGCGACCTGGCTGGCGGAGCGCGGGGCGGGCGCCCGGTAG
- a CDS encoding DHA2 family efflux MFS transporter permease subunit — translation MRDRAAARVVAVRARLLEHPRWRWMALMVVASGMMLSVVNVSIVNIALPAMAEDLGVDVPAISWVVTGFLVTQATLLALAGRAGDLYGRRRVFVIGVLVLSGASVLCALAWSAPSLVAFRILQAVGACAMAPTAYAYAAELFGPRERGVALGVMGGVLGLAPVLSLNVAGVLVGTLGWRSVFWFSPVMGAVVLAGAALVLVEVRPRDADRRFDLPGAALAALGLFALLVALSRGEAWGWTSPRVLGAAALGVAALAAFAWQESRAPSPMIDLRLLRRRSLATANLAAMASSAALFGVLILLPFYLTAVLGFTAVQLAIGITPIAACFMLVAPLAGRSIARFGSERLATAGFVVSAAGAVAMAATAGAQHYALLLPGIVLFGVGLAVSTSPITMTAIHDVPATRLGVASALPNISRYTGGALGAALLGAVLHANLTPGLDRALGRVAPAGRDLVAGGFRSALLLAAAFLVLAALAASRMPRLDAGAPRTAAPAADTAIDAPLAR, via the coding sequence GTGAGGGACCGCGCCGCAGCCCGCGTCGTGGCGGTCCGGGCCCGCCTGCTCGAGCACCCGCGCTGGCGCTGGATGGCGCTGATGGTGGTGGCGAGCGGGATGATGCTCTCGGTCGTCAACGTCAGCATCGTCAACATCGCCCTGCCCGCGATGGCCGAGGACCTGGGCGTCGACGTCCCCGCGATCTCGTGGGTCGTGACGGGCTTCCTCGTGACGCAGGCGACGCTGCTCGCCCTCGCCGGTCGTGCGGGGGACCTCTACGGCCGCCGCCGCGTGTTCGTCATCGGGGTGCTCGTGCTGAGCGGGGCGTCGGTGCTCTGCGCCCTCGCCTGGAGCGCGCCGTCGCTCGTCGCGTTCCGGATCCTCCAGGCCGTCGGGGCGTGCGCGATGGCCCCGACGGCCTACGCGTACGCCGCCGAGCTCTTCGGCCCCCGCGAGCGGGGCGTCGCCCTCGGGGTGATGGGGGGCGTCCTTGGGCTCGCCCCGGTGCTGTCGCTCAACGTCGCGGGCGTGCTGGTCGGGACGCTCGGCTGGCGCAGCGTCTTCTGGTTCAGCCCGGTGATGGGCGCCGTCGTCCTCGCGGGCGCCGCGCTCGTGCTGGTGGAGGTCCGCCCCCGCGACGCGGACCGCCGCTTCGACCTGCCGGGCGCCGCCCTCGCCGCCCTCGGGCTGTTCGCGCTCCTCGTCGCCCTCTCGCGCGGGGAGGCGTGGGGCTGGACATCGCCCCGGGTGCTCGGCGCCGCCGCCCTCGGCGTCGCGGCCCTCGCGGCGTTCGCGTGGCAGGAGTCGCGGGCGCCGAGCCCGATGATCGACCTGCGCCTCCTGCGCCGCCGGTCCCTCGCGACGGCGAACCTCGCGGCGATGGCCTCGTCGGCGGCCCTGTTCGGGGTGCTGATCCTGCTCCCGTTCTACCTCACGGCGGTGCTCGGCTTCACCGCCGTGCAGCTCGCCATCGGCATCACCCCGATCGCCGCCTGCTTCATGCTCGTCGCGCCGCTCGCGGGTCGCTCGATCGCCCGGTTCGGGTCGGAGCGCCTCGCCACCGCCGGATTCGTCGTCTCCGCCGCCGGCGCCGTCGCGATGGCGGCGACGGCGGGCGCCCAGCACTACGCCCTGCTGCTGCCCGGCATCGTCCTCTTCGGGGTGGGCCTCGCCGTCTCGACGTCCCCGATCACGATGACCGCGATCCACGACGTCCCGGCCACCCGGCTCGGGGTGGCGTCGGCGCTGCCGAACATCAGCCGCTACACCGGCGGGGCGCTGGGGGCGGCGCTGCTCGGCGCGGTGCTGCACGCCAACCTCACGCCCGGCCTCGACCGGGCCCTCGGCCGGGTCGCGCCCGCGGGGCGCGACCTGGTGGCCGGGGGCTTCCGGTCGGCGCTCCTCCTCGCCGCCGCCTTCCTCGTCCTCGCCGCGCTCGCCGCGTCGCGCATGCCCCGCCTCGACGCGGGGGCGCCGCGCACCGCGGCGCCCGCCGCCGACACCGCCATCGACGCGCCCCTGGCGCGGTGA